A single region of the Azospirillum brasilense genome encodes:
- the leuD gene encoding 3-isopropylmalate dehydratase small subunit: MPEPVNRITGIAAPLPRANVDTDAIIPKAHLLTIHRSGLGAGLFSEWRFDDDGRERPDSVLNQVPWREAKILLAGENFGCGSSREHAVWSLMDFGIRCVIAPSFASIFHENCQKNGLAAVTLDEAVLAHLVAVVQATPAATMTVDIEACRVTAPDGREFPFTMDAARRQALLEGLDEIGASLRHDAAMAAFEARDRAQRPWIHALPTA, translated from the coding sequence ATGCCGGAACCCGTTAACCGCATCACCGGAATCGCCGCACCGCTGCCGCGCGCCAACGTCGACACCGACGCGATCATCCCCAAGGCGCATCTGCTGACCATTCACCGCAGCGGGCTGGGCGCCGGCCTCTTCTCCGAATGGCGGTTCGACGACGACGGCCGGGAACGGCCGGACTCCGTCCTCAACCAAGTCCCCTGGCGGGAGGCGAAGATCCTGCTGGCCGGCGAGAATTTCGGCTGCGGCTCGTCGCGCGAGCACGCGGTGTGGAGCCTGATGGACTTCGGCATCCGCTGCGTCATCGCGCCGAGCTTCGCCAGCATCTTCCACGAGAATTGCCAGAAGAACGGTCTGGCCGCGGTGACTCTGGACGAGGCCGTGCTCGCCCATCTCGTCGCCGTCGTCCAGGCAACGCCGGCCGCCACCATGACGGTGGACATCGAGGCTTGCCGCGTCACCGCCCCGGACGGGCGGGAGTTTCCCTTCACGATGGACGCGGCGCGGCGGCAGGCGCTTCTGGAGGGGCTGGACGAGATCGGGGCTAGCCTGCGCCACGACGCCGCCATGGCGGCGTTCGAGGCGCGCGACCGGGCGCAGCGCCCGTGGATTCACGCCCTGCCCACTGCCTGA
- a CDS encoding ABC transporter substrate-binding protein — protein MSFMTTMKRKAVLGAAAMGVALATLVPAQAEEITVTHWGVLMYGAPYAVAMEKGYYKEQGLDITGVLTSKGGGTTMRNVMAAPMPYGEVALSAAVAAINQGLDVKIIHTGVRTAGEILWVTKPDSPVKTAKDLDGKKVAFTSPKSVTDMLLTMVKDKHGITVDGVSAGGIGGGLTMLEQGAVAAAPVMDPIWARVQNKYRMVFAVETELPTMVQTVGVTTSEFAAKNGDKLRKLIEARRKGVDFVYANPEETAKIMTKYYDIDEAVALQALKNLATIKYWSAGDFEYDGMNSLIKGLQIIGEVKGEVDWSKHSDASFLK, from the coding sequence ATGTCGTTCATGACCACGATGAAGCGCAAGGCGGTCCTTGGGGCGGCGGCCATGGGAGTGGCGCTCGCCACCCTGGTCCCGGCGCAGGCCGAGGAGATCACCGTCACCCACTGGGGTGTGCTGATGTACGGCGCTCCCTACGCCGTCGCCATGGAGAAGGGCTACTACAAGGAGCAGGGGCTGGACATCACCGGCGTCCTGACCTCCAAGGGCGGCGGCACGACCATGCGCAACGTCATGGCGGCGCCAATGCCCTACGGCGAGGTCGCCCTGTCGGCGGCGGTGGCGGCGATCAACCAGGGGCTGGACGTGAAGATCATCCACACCGGCGTCCGTACGGCGGGCGAGATCCTGTGGGTGACCAAGCCGGACTCCCCGGTGAAGACCGCCAAGGACCTGGACGGCAAGAAGGTCGCCTTCACCAGCCCGAAGTCGGTCACCGACATGCTGCTGACCATGGTGAAGGACAAGCACGGCATCACGGTGGACGGCGTGTCGGCGGGCGGCATCGGCGGCGGCCTGACCATGCTGGAGCAGGGCGCAGTGGCCGCCGCCCCGGTGATGGACCCGATCTGGGCGCGTGTGCAGAACAAGTACCGCATGGTCTTCGCGGTCGAGACCGAGCTGCCGACCATGGTTCAGACCGTGGGGGTCACCACCTCGGAGTTCGCCGCGAAGAACGGCGACAAGCTGAGGAAGCTGATCGAGGCGCGGCGCAAGGGGGTGGACTTCGTCTACGCCAACCCCGAGGAGACCGCCAAGATCATGACCAAATACTACGACATCGACGAGGCGGTGGCGCTGCAGGCGCTGAAGAATCTGGCGACGATCAAGTACTGGAGCGCCGGCGACTTCGAATATGACGGGATGAACAGTCTGATCAAAGGCCTGCAGATCATCGGCGAGGTCAAGGGCGAGGTCGACTGGTCGAAGCACTCTGACGCCTCGTTTCTGAAATAA
- a CDS encoding ABC transporter ATP-binding protein, protein MKANVAAKRDLHEEAGAYPAPAAHAELKGVSRIYGVPGHGGVHALGPVDLTLRQGEFFSVVGPSGCGKSTLLDVLSGLSVPTEGSVSFEGKPVAGKVPDGVGVVFQEDATFPWLTVWDNIAFGLRRAGVDPAEIERRVTYAVGFVGLKDFAKAYPVQLSGGMRQRVCIARTLVMRPRLILLDEPFGALDAQTRLIMGDELLKLWRETGATVMLITHALDEAAMLSDRIGVMSSRPGRIIEEIATGWPRERDSRIASEDAFGQITARLWRLLREESLKAAGLAGGGS, encoded by the coding sequence ATGAAAGCCAACGTCGCCGCCAAGCGCGACCTGCACGAGGAGGCGGGGGCATACCCCGCCCCGGCCGCCCATGCCGAACTGAAGGGGGTCAGCCGCATCTACGGCGTTCCCGGCCACGGCGGGGTGCACGCGCTGGGACCCGTCGACCTGACCTTGCGGCAGGGGGAGTTCTTCTCCGTCGTCGGGCCGTCGGGCTGCGGCAAGTCCACGCTGCTCGACGTGCTGTCCGGCCTGTCCGTGCCGACCGAGGGGTCGGTGAGCTTCGAAGGCAAGCCGGTGGCCGGCAAGGTCCCGGACGGCGTCGGGGTGGTGTTTCAGGAGGACGCCACCTTCCCCTGGCTGACCGTGTGGGACAACATCGCCTTCGGCCTGCGCCGGGCGGGCGTCGATCCGGCGGAGATCGAGCGCCGGGTCACCTACGCCGTCGGCTTCGTTGGGCTGAAGGACTTCGCCAAGGCCTATCCGGTGCAACTGTCCGGCGGCATGCGCCAGCGCGTCTGCATCGCCCGCACGCTGGTGATGCGCCCGCGCCTGATCCTGCTGGACGAGCCGTTCGGCGCGCTTGACGCGCAGACCCGCCTGATCATGGGCGACGAGCTGCTGAAGCTGTGGCGCGAGACCGGCGCCACGGTGATGCTGATCACCCACGCGCTGGATGAAGCGGCCATGCTGTCGGACCGCATCGGCGTCATGTCGTCCCGGCCCGGGCGGATCATCGAGGAGATCGCGACGGGCTGGCCGCGCGAGCGCGATTCCCGCATCGCCAGCGAGGACGCTTTCGGCCAGATCACCGCCCGGCTGTGGCGGCTGCTACGCGAGGAGAGCCTGAAGGCGGCGGGCCTCGCCGGGGGTGGATCGTGA
- a CDS encoding ABC transporter permease, which yields MSWAGWLRLIVVGGAVLLLEVLCRAGVIAKTVLPAPSVMAGDLYRLLASGAASADIGETLGNVAMAVIASILLGFVAGVAIHAMPRVRRALDPFLATYYAVPFFVFYPVLIVIFGLGAAPIVVIGTLFGVVAMLINTLNGLDRIPRVLLKTARVHGMDPVRTALMVKLPSAAPFLFTGAKLAIAYCFIGVIAAEFIMSSSGIGYSIAYAFNNFDNARMYALMLFIIVLVTVLNAVLFTWERRIMQRRRR from the coding sequence GTGAGTTGGGCGGGCTGGCTCCGGCTGATCGTGGTGGGCGGCGCCGTCCTGCTGCTGGAGGTGCTGTGCCGGGCCGGCGTCATCGCCAAGACGGTTCTGCCGGCACCCAGCGTCATGGCCGGCGATCTCTACCGCCTTCTCGCCTCGGGGGCGGCCAGCGCCGACATCGGCGAGACGCTGGGCAACGTCGCCATGGCGGTGATCGCCTCGATCCTGCTCGGCTTCGTCGCCGGGGTGGCGATCCACGCCATGCCGCGGGTGCGCCGGGCGCTCGATCCCTTCCTGGCGACCTATTACGCGGTGCCCTTCTTCGTCTTTTACCCGGTGCTGATCGTCATCTTCGGGCTGGGGGCGGCGCCCATCGTGGTGATCGGCACGCTGTTCGGCGTGGTGGCGATGCTGATCAACACGCTGAACGGGCTGGACCGCATTCCCCGCGTCCTGCTGAAGACCGCGCGCGTCCACGGCATGGACCCGGTGCGCACGGCGCTGATGGTCAAGCTGCCCAGCGCCGCGCCCTTCCTGTTCACCGGGGCCAAGCTCGCCATCGCCTACTGCTTCATCGGCGTCATCGCGGCGGAGTTCATCATGTCCTCCTCGGGCATCGGCTACAGCATCGCCTATGCCTTCAACAACTTCGACAATGCGCGGATGTACGCGCTGATGCTGTTCATCATCGTCCTGGTGACGGTGCTCAACGCGGTGCTCTTCACCTGGGAGCGCCGGATCATGCAGCGGCGGAGGCGCTGA
- a CDS encoding ABC transporter permease encodes MRRKTDTLLVIVALVALWQVLHWIVGSVALTSPADTLARAVELLGSATFWPHVAETGVALLYSLLLAVLGGLTIGIALGINRLAGEVAEPILVSLYSLPKITLYPVILLAFGLGLSAKVAFGTIHGIIPVIIFTMNAVRTIPPVMLRSARVMRLSPPQLVSTIILPAALPELVSGLRVGFSLTLLGVLIGEMFASQRGLGYLVMNAIGGHDVRTMMAVVLILATTAVLISAGLLHIDRRMHRRAS; translated from the coding sequence ATGCGCAGAAAGACCGATACGCTCCTCGTCATCGTCGCGCTGGTGGCCCTGTGGCAGGTCCTGCACTGGATCGTCGGCAGCGTCGCCCTGACCTCGCCCGCCGACACGCTGGCCCGCGCGGTGGAACTGCTGGGCTCCGCCACCTTCTGGCCGCACGTCGCGGAGACCGGCGTGGCGCTGCTCTATTCGCTGCTGCTGGCGGTGCTCGGCGGGCTGACCATCGGCATCGCTCTCGGCATCAACCGGCTGGCCGGCGAGGTGGCGGAGCCGATCCTGGTGTCGCTCTACTCGCTGCCCAAGATCACCCTCTACCCGGTGATCCTGCTGGCCTTCGGGCTGGGCCTGTCGGCCAAGGTGGCCTTCGGGACGATCCACGGCATCATCCCGGTGATCATCTTCACGATGAACGCGGTCCGCACCATCCCGCCGGTGATGCTGCGCAGCGCGCGGGTGATGCGCCTGTCGCCGCCCCAGCTCGTCTCCACCATCATCCTGCCCGCCGCCCTGCCGGAGCTGGTGTCCGGCCTGCGGGTGGGCTTCTCGCTGACCCTGTTGGGCGTGCTGATCGGCGAGATGTTCGCCTCGCAGCGCGGCCTCGGCTACCTCGTCATGAACGCCATCGGCGGCCACGACGTGCGCACCATGATGGCCGTGGTGCTGATCCTCGCCACCACCGCCGTGCTCATCAGCGCCGGCCTGCTGCACATCGACCGGCGCATGCACCGGCGGGCCTCGTAA
- a CDS encoding isocitrate lyase/PEP mutase family protein, translated as MTISLKQRLSQPGLISAPGVFDMISAKVADGMGFDALYMTGYGTVASHLGLPDAGLATYSDMVGRVRAIAHGTATPLIADGDTGYGGLLNVDFTVRGYEEAGAAAIQLEDQEFPKKCGHTPGRRVIPMADMVRKIRVACEARSSSDFLIIARTDARTTLGLDEALRRADAYAEAGADIIFVESPESEAEMERICRTIGKPLIANMVEGGRTPVMTGARLEELGYRIAIFPATGFLAMAAALRSAYGEILAKGSSAEYRGELYPFPDFTRLMGFERVWAFEKRHPETE; from the coding sequence ATGACCATTTCCCTCAAGCAGCGCCTGTCGCAGCCGGGCCTGATCTCGGCCCCCGGCGTGTTCGACATGATCTCGGCCAAGGTGGCGGACGGCATGGGGTTCGACGCGCTGTACATGACCGGCTACGGCACCGTCGCCAGCCATCTCGGCCTGCCGGACGCCGGGCTCGCCACCTACAGCGACATGGTGGGCCGGGTGCGGGCGATCGCGCACGGCACCGCGACGCCGCTGATCGCCGACGGCGACACCGGCTATGGCGGCCTGCTGAACGTCGATTTCACCGTCCGCGGCTACGAGGAGGCCGGGGCCGCCGCCATCCAGCTCGAAGACCAGGAATTCCCGAAGAAGTGCGGCCACACGCCGGGCCGCCGGGTCATTCCCATGGCCGACATGGTGCGCAAGATCCGCGTCGCCTGCGAGGCGCGCTCGTCGAGCGACTTCCTGATCATCGCCCGCACCGACGCCCGCACGACGCTCGGCCTCGACGAGGCGCTGCGCCGCGCCGACGCCTACGCCGAGGCCGGGGCCGACATCATCTTCGTGGAGAGCCCGGAGAGCGAGGCGGAGATGGAGCGGATCTGCCGGACCATCGGCAAGCCGCTGATCGCCAACATGGTGGAAGGCGGGCGCACGCCGGTGATGACCGGGGCGCGGCTGGAGGAGCTGGGCTACCGCATCGCCATCTTCCCGGCCACCGGCTTTCTGGCGATGGCCGCGGCGCTGCGCAGCGCCTACGGCGAAATCCTCGCCAAGGGGTCGAGCGCCGAGTATCGGGGAGAGCTTTACCCCTTCCCCGATTTCACCCGCCTGATGGGCTTCGAGCGCGTCTGGGCGTTCGAGAAGCGCCACCCCGAGACGGAGTAA
- a CDS encoding trifunctional serine/threonine-protein kinase/ATP-binding protein/sensor histidine kinase: MIGAIPTATVPALPGFRVVETLHVGSRSTVLRAIRRDDGLPVICKFLSGADIGGEDKAAFLREFAITRRLRHAGIVEALDCVPHGNGLMMVFRDIGGTALDGLPDVRTEDVAVFLRMALQAVDALAAVHDAGVVHKDISPGNLIWNPATGQFNLIDFGIASELSREEAGDPDVGTMEGTLAYMAPEQTGRMNRSVDYRADFYALGATFHEFLTGQPPFPSGDPLELVHCHIARTPVPVHKLNPLVPEPLAAIVARLMAKNPEERYQSAFGLRADLERCLTEWRGHGRVEPFTLASRDVRPVLRIPQKLYGRTAQFRALLDAFGRAAAGGFETLLISGYSGVGKSALVRELHKPVIARRGFFITGKFEPLKRDIPYAPVIEAFKTLVRQTFATGPESLARWRARLLAALGPNGRVITDVIPHVERLIGPQPPVPELGPVEAHERFIYVFRNFVRAFAGAGHPLVLFLDDLQWADLATLKLLEGLAGDPDLGHFLLVGTCRDTEVDAAHPLRHTIQTFGERGVPVREVSLGGLDADAVVALLSDTLHAAPDEVRPLAERLIANTLGNPFFLGQFLESLEQSGLIAYDGLAGVWNWNLEAIESQRMERMVDDVVTFVVRRIRELPAETLTVIQTAACIGSAFDLATLADASRRTSAATAAALWPALRSGLVVPVGDAYRYADMDSVSPRATYRFVHDRVQQAAYSMLPDADALACHLAVGLVLERSQGLTGDRTTDRLFAITNQLNRALPLLSPEQRERLARYNLLAGQAARASAALGPAFDYLITGVGLLPADGWSRLYELTLSLHAEAAEIAAVNGDVAAATPLAEAIEANARTVLDRALAYETQIQMHVSRQNLPAALDACRTALGQLGSPIPERADTRHVLKELAKTKLALRGKGEEDLVNRPPLTDPRLLTIGRIVSRVLASAYLHDTNLYTVLLLRMVRLSATEGILPASGITYATYGLLHCAMLGDVPAGAMYGRVALRVLDRLNANQGRAQTLFVVHLFIEVWHQPVAKSLAGLLDAHRIGLETGDIEYAAYCLNNAVAQGLFLGHPLRQLQQTAAGHAAAIARLNQQTAAGVLRPHQQLIANLLGESEDPTVFAGPHVTEASDVPALAASGNRLALDTMHSHLAYLNLLFGRIDEARRCMAKRRPFADASMGMVMNLRMRVVAALIDFAAWDRLRPAERLRARAAALGLERRLRGAVRHAPTNFRHLLALVVAERLRATGRLDKAHRHYQTAAESAREQGFTHDEAFACERAGEAALARGDRFTAKAMLFQARHAYRRWDALAKVRALDARLAELFGETAADQSPADDGLPPQRPVTATSRRRSSSGSSSHMVDVETVIRTSRALAQDIRLGDLLWTLMKLVITNAGATRGCLLLPTDGVWRIEADATSEGDAAEVLQSRPLDDAAPILVRGVVDAVIQTGEPVVLADAVNDGDFQYDPYTRMAQPRSVLCLPLRNRNQMVGILYLENNLAADIFSPERLELLDLLSVQIAISIENARLYDGLERLNRTLEAQVAERTREVAEQSQLLRATLASMYDGLAAFDAEERLRVWNERAMALFSLPDTLRRVGVPYRELSAAVNASGQLLTALVPSPLVSSPSEIEFADGRVIQIRSNPMPDGGMVQVYVDVTVDRSRESELRDAHEQLHAAHAQLKAAQQQLVQAEKMASLGQLVAGVAHEINTPIGIVMTSASYLGEKISALETLSDTGKMRRADFQDFMQAARDAATLMISNATRAADLVQSFKQVASDQTRSDRRRFDLRGYLEEVLVSLRPTWHRPGHEVSLDCPKGIELDSYPGVIAQIVTNLITNSVNHAYREGEKGRIAITAEALENDGVRLVYRDNGCGIPAENHGKVFEPFFTTRRGTGSTGLGLHIVFNLITGQLGGTIQLDSQPGEGTRFTVEFPCRAPGKAPQT, translated from the coding sequence GTGATCGGGGCCATCCCCACCGCAACCGTGCCGGCGTTACCGGGCTTCCGCGTTGTCGAGACGCTGCATGTGGGGTCGCGCTCCACCGTGCTGCGCGCCATCCGCCGCGACGACGGCCTGCCCGTCATCTGCAAATTCCTGTCCGGCGCGGACATCGGCGGCGAGGACAAGGCGGCCTTCCTGCGTGAATTCGCCATCACCCGCCGGTTGCGCCACGCCGGGATCGTGGAGGCGCTGGACTGCGTCCCCCACGGCAACGGGCTGATGATGGTGTTCCGCGACATCGGTGGCACCGCCCTGGACGGGCTCCCGGACGTGCGGACGGAGGACGTCGCGGTCTTCCTGCGGATGGCGCTCCAGGCCGTCGACGCGCTGGCCGCCGTGCACGACGCCGGGGTCGTCCACAAGGACATCAGCCCCGGCAACCTGATCTGGAACCCGGCGACCGGCCAGTTCAACTTGATCGATTTCGGCATCGCGTCGGAATTATCGCGGGAAGAGGCGGGCGACCCGGACGTCGGCACCATGGAGGGCACGCTCGCCTACATGGCGCCGGAGCAGACCGGGCGGATGAACCGGTCGGTGGATTACCGCGCCGACTTCTACGCTCTGGGCGCCACCTTCCACGAGTTCCTGACCGGGCAGCCCCCCTTCCCATCGGGCGACCCGCTGGAACTGGTGCATTGCCACATCGCGCGGACGCCCGTCCCGGTGCACAAGCTCAACCCGCTGGTGCCCGAGCCGCTGGCCGCCATCGTGGCCCGGCTGATGGCGAAGAACCCGGAGGAGCGCTACCAGAGCGCCTTCGGCCTGCGCGCCGATCTTGAACGCTGCCTGACCGAATGGCGCGGCCACGGCCGCGTCGAGCCCTTCACGCTGGCCAGCCGGGACGTCCGTCCGGTGCTGCGCATCCCGCAGAAGCTCTACGGCCGCACCGCGCAGTTCCGCGCCCTTCTCGACGCTTTCGGGCGGGCCGCCGCGGGCGGGTTCGAAACCCTGCTGATCTCCGGCTATTCCGGTGTCGGCAAGTCGGCGCTGGTCCGCGAGCTGCACAAGCCGGTGATCGCCCGCCGCGGCTTCTTCATCACCGGCAAGTTCGAGCCGCTGAAGCGCGACATCCCCTACGCCCCGGTGATCGAGGCCTTCAAGACCCTGGTGCGGCAGACCTTCGCCACCGGTCCGGAGTCGCTGGCGCGCTGGCGCGCCCGGCTGCTCGCCGCGCTCGGTCCCAACGGGCGGGTCATCACCGACGTCATTCCGCACGTCGAACGGCTGATCGGCCCCCAGCCGCCGGTCCCGGAACTGGGTCCGGTGGAGGCGCATGAGCGCTTCATCTACGTCTTCCGCAACTTCGTCCGCGCCTTCGCCGGGGCGGGGCACCCGCTGGTGCTGTTCCTGGACGACCTGCAATGGGCCGACCTCGCCACGCTGAAGCTCCTGGAAGGGCTGGCCGGCGATCCGGACCTCGGCCACTTCCTGCTGGTCGGCACCTGCCGCGACACCGAGGTCGATGCCGCCCACCCGCTGCGCCACACGATCCAGACCTTCGGCGAGCGCGGCGTGCCGGTGCGCGAGGTCTCTCTCGGCGGGCTCGACGCCGACGCGGTGGTCGCCCTGCTGTCCGACACGCTGCACGCGGCCCCCGACGAGGTGCGCCCTCTGGCCGAACGGCTGATCGCCAACACGCTGGGCAACCCCTTCTTCCTGGGCCAGTTCCTGGAGTCGCTGGAGCAGAGCGGGCTGATCGCCTATGACGGCCTCGCCGGTGTGTGGAACTGGAACCTGGAGGCCATCGAGTCCCAGCGGATGGAACGGATGGTCGACGACGTCGTCACCTTCGTCGTCCGCCGCATCCGCGAGCTGCCCGCCGAGACGCTGACCGTCATCCAGACCGCCGCCTGCATCGGCAGCGCCTTCGATCTCGCCACTCTGGCCGACGCGAGCCGGCGGACCTCCGCCGCGACGGCGGCGGCGCTGTGGCCGGCCCTGCGCAGCGGGCTGGTGGTCCCGGTGGGCGACGCCTACCGCTACGCCGACATGGACAGCGTGTCGCCGCGCGCCACCTACCGTTTCGTCCATGACCGGGTGCAGCAGGCCGCCTACAGCATGCTGCCGGACGCCGACGCCCTGGCCTGCCATCTCGCCGTCGGCCTCGTGCTGGAACGCAGCCAGGGCCTGACGGGCGACCGGACGACCGACCGGCTGTTCGCGATCACCAACCAGCTGAACCGCGCCCTGCCCCTGCTGTCGCCGGAGCAGAGGGAGCGGCTGGCCCGTTACAACCTGCTGGCCGGACAGGCGGCGCGCGCCTCGGCGGCGCTGGGGCCGGCCTTCGACTATCTCATCACCGGGGTCGGGCTGCTCCCCGCGGACGGCTGGTCGCGCCTGTACGAGCTGACGCTCAGCCTACACGCCGAAGCGGCGGAGATCGCGGCGGTGAACGGCGACGTCGCCGCGGCGACGCCGCTGGCCGAGGCCATCGAGGCCAACGCCCGCACCGTCCTCGACCGCGCGCTGGCCTACGAGACGCAGATCCAGATGCACGTGTCGCGGCAGAACCTGCCCGCGGCGCTCGATGCCTGCCGCACCGCCCTGGGCCAGCTCGGCAGCCCGATCCCGGAGCGGGCGGACACCCGCCATGTGCTCAAGGAACTCGCCAAGACCAAGCTGGCGCTGCGCGGCAAGGGCGAGGAGGATCTCGTGAACCGCCCGCCGCTGACGGACCCGCGTCTGCTGACGATCGGGCGCATCGTGTCGCGCGTGCTGGCCAGCGCCTATCTGCACGACACCAACCTCTACACGGTGCTGCTGCTGCGCATGGTCCGCCTGTCGGCGACCGAGGGAATCCTGCCGGCCTCCGGCATCACCTACGCCACCTACGGGCTGCTGCACTGCGCGATGCTCGGCGACGTTCCGGCGGGCGCCATGTACGGGCGGGTGGCGCTGCGCGTGCTCGACCGGCTGAACGCCAACCAGGGCCGCGCCCAGACGCTGTTCGTCGTCCATCTGTTCATCGAGGTCTGGCACCAGCCGGTGGCCAAATCACTGGCCGGCCTTCTCGACGCCCACCGGATCGGCCTGGAAACCGGCGACATCGAGTACGCCGCCTATTGCCTGAACAACGCCGTCGCGCAAGGGCTGTTTCTCGGCCATCCCCTGCGGCAGCTCCAGCAGACCGCCGCGGGCCACGCCGCCGCCATCGCGCGCCTGAACCAGCAGACCGCGGCCGGCGTGCTGCGGCCCCACCAGCAGCTCATCGCCAATCTGCTTGGCGAGTCCGAGGACCCCACCGTCTTCGCCGGACCCCACGTCACGGAAGCAAGCGACGTCCCGGCCCTGGCCGCCAGCGGCAACCGCCTCGCCCTGGACACGATGCACAGCCATCTGGCCTATCTGAACCTGCTGTTCGGCCGGATCGACGAGGCGCGGCGCTGCATGGCGAAGCGCCGCCCCTTCGCCGATGCCTCCATGGGCATGGTGATGAACCTGCGCATGCGGGTGGTCGCCGCCCTGATCGACTTCGCCGCCTGGGACCGCCTCCGCCCCGCCGAGCGGCTCCGCGCACGGGCCGCGGCGCTCGGTCTGGAGCGCCGGCTCCGCGGCGCGGTCCGCCACGCGCCGACCAATTTCCGGCATCTGCTGGCGCTCGTGGTGGCCGAGCGGCTGCGCGCCACGGGGCGGCTGGACAAGGCGCACCGTCATTACCAGACCGCCGCCGAGAGCGCCCGCGAGCAGGGCTTCACCCACGACGAGGCCTTCGCCTGCGAGCGGGCTGGCGAGGCCGCGTTGGCGCGCGGCGACCGCTTCACGGCGAAGGCGATGCTGTTCCAGGCTCGCCACGCCTACCGGCGTTGGGACGCGCTGGCGAAGGTCCGGGCGCTGGACGCCCGGCTGGCGGAACTGTTCGGCGAGACGGCGGCGGACCAAAGTCCCGCCGACGACGGCCTCCCGCCGCAACGCCCGGTCACCGCGACGTCGCGGCGCCGCTCCTCCTCCGGGTCCAGCTCGCACATGGTGGATGTGGAGACGGTGATCCGCACCTCGCGGGCGCTGGCGCAGGACATCCGGCTCGGCGACCTGCTGTGGACCCTCATGAAGCTGGTCATCACCAACGCCGGGGCAACGCGGGGCTGCCTGCTGCTGCCGACCGACGGCGTGTGGCGGATCGAGGCCGACGCGACGAGCGAGGGCGATGCCGCGGAGGTGTTGCAATCCCGCCCCCTCGACGATGCGGCCCCGATCCTGGTGCGCGGTGTCGTCGATGCGGTCATCCAGACCGGGGAGCCGGTCGTCCTGGCCGACGCCGTGAACGACGGCGATTTCCAGTACGACCCCTACACGCGGATGGCGCAGCCGCGCTCCGTGCTGTGCCTGCCCCTGCGCAACCGCAACCAGATGGTCGGCATCCTCTATCTGGAGAACAACCTCGCCGCCGACATCTTCAGCCCGGAGCGGCTGGAGCTGCTCGACCTCTTGTCCGTTCAGATCGCCATCTCCATCGAGAATGCCCGCCTCTACGACGGGCTGGAGCGGCTGAACCGCACGCTGGAAGCCCAGGTCGCCGAGCGGACGCGCGAAGTGGCGGAGCAGTCGCAGCTGCTGCGCGCCACGCTCGCCAGCATGTACGACGGCTTGGCGGCCTTCGACGCCGAGGAGCGGCTGCGCGTCTGGAACGAGCGCGCCATGGCGCTTTTCAGCCTGCCGGACACGCTGCGCCGGGTCGGCGTTCCTTATCGGGAGCTGAGCGCCGCGGTGAACGCGTCCGGACAGCTTCTGACGGCGCTGGTGCCCTCGCCCCTGGTCAGCAGCCCCAGCGAGATCGAGTTCGCCGACGGCCGGGTCATCCAGATCCGCAGCAATCCCATGCCGGACGGCGGCATGGTGCAGGTCTATGTGGACGTGACGGTGGACCGCAGCCGCGAAAGCGAGCTGCGCGACGCCCACGAGCAGCTCCATGCCGCCCATGCCCAGCTCAAGGCCGCCCAGCAGCAGCTCGTCCAGGCGGAGAAGATGGCCTCGCTGGGTCAGCTCGTCGCCGGGGTGGCGCATGAGATCAACACGCCCATCGGCATCGTGATGACCAGCGCCTCCTATCTCGGCGAGAAGATCAGCGCGCTCGAAACGCTGTCCGACACCGGCAAGATGCGCCGGGCCGACTTCCAGGACTTCATGCAGGCCGCGCGCGACGCCGCGACGCTCATGATCAGCAACGCCACCCGCGCCGCCGATCTGGTGCAGAGCTTCAAGCAGGTCGCCTCCGACCAGACGCGCAGCGACCGCCGCCGGTTCGACCTGCGCGGCTATCTGGAGGAGGTTCTGGTCAGCCTGCGCCCGACCTGGCACCGCCCGGGCCACGAGGTGAGTCTGGACTGCCCCAAGGGCATCGAGCTGGACAGCTACCCCGGCGTGATCGCCCAGATCGTGACGAATCTCATCACCAACTCGGTCAACCACGCCTACCGGGAGGGCGAGAAGGGCCGGATCGCCATCACGGCGGAGGCGCTGGAGAATGATGGGGTGCGGCTGGTCTACCGGGACAACGGCTGCGGCATCCCAGCGGAAAACCACGGCAAGGTGTTCGAGCCCTTCTTCACGACGCGGCGGGGCACCGGCTCGACCGGGCTCGGCCTGCACATCGTCTTCAACCTGATCACCGGCCAGCTCGGCGGCACCATCCAGCTGGACAGCCAGCCCGGCGAGGGAACGCGATTCACCGTCGAGTTCCCCTGCCGTGCCCCCGGAAAGGCGCCGCAGACCTGA